A region of Tissierellales bacterium DNA encodes the following proteins:
- a CDS encoding CD3324 family protein, whose protein sequence is MGYKNGTDVLPTHLLEEIQSYFNGGLIYIPKSGQKVSWGEKSGTREQLDVRNRKMQRLYQLGNSIDELACEFFLSPETVKKIVYGKG, encoded by the coding sequence ATGGGTTACAAAAATGGAACAGATGTGCTTCCGACTCACCTTTTGGAGGAAATTCAGAGTTACTTTAATGGAGGTCTGATTTACATCCCCAAAAGTGGTCAAAAGGTGAGCTGGGGCGAAAAAAGTGGAACGCGCGAACAGCTTGATGTTAGGAACAGAAAGATGCAAAGACTATACCAACTAGGTAATAGTATTGATGAACTGGCTTGTGAATTTTTCTTAAGCCCTGAAACAGTTAAAAAGATTGTATATGGTAAAGGCTAG